The following DNA comes from Mycolicibacterium lutetiense.
CGGGGCGTCCCGAGACGCCTCCGGTGCCCAGATCGGCGACACCGGGGGTGGCCAGCCCGTCGCGGGACACCGTGGTGTTGGTGGCAACGATGCCGGCCAACTTCAATTCGACTGCCAGATCGGCGATTTCGTCGATGTCGGCATCGGAGAGGTCGGGGGCGATCTTGACCAGTACGGGCTTGTTGGTCTCCGCCTTGACCGCGGCCAGGATCGGTCGCAGCGACTCCACCGCCTGCAGGTCCCGTAGCCCCGGGGTGTTGGGGGAGCTGACGTTGACGACGATGTAGGCGGCCAGTGCACTGACCAACCGGGTGCTCTCGGCGTAGTCGGCCACCGCGTCGGAGGCCGGGGTGAGTTTGGTCTTGCCGATGTTCACCCCGATGGGCACATCGGGGGTGTGCCGGGCCAACCGGATCGCCAACGCCCCGGCGCCCTCGTTGTTGAACCCCATCCGGTTGAGCAGCGCGTGGTCCTCGGGCAGCCGGAACAGTCGCGGCTCGGGGTTGCCGGGTTGCGGTTGCGCTGTGACGGTGCCGACCTCGGCATACCCGAACCCGAGCGCCCCCCAGGTCTCCAGGCCGCGGCCGTCCTTGTCGAAACCGGCCGCCAGGCCCATGGGGCCCGGGAACCGCACCCCGAACACCGTGCTGGCCAGCGCCGGGTCGGAGGGTGCCAGCCGACCCGCCAGCGCCCGACGCAGGATCGCCGGTCCGGTGACGGCGCGCAGCAGCGCGAACACCCACACGTGAATGCGTTCGGGGGATACCAGGAACAGCACCCGCCGCAGAGCCGCGTACATCACAGCGAAGGCGCCATGGGTGTGCCCGGCATGGATGACGCGGATTTCTTGCGCCGCAACAGCACCCGTCGGCTCCCATCTGTATAGGCCCGCACCCGGGTCAGTTCCCAGCCGCGGTACTCGGCCTCGATCGACAAGCGGATCGAGGCGCTGATCCTGGTGACATCGGGCGGTAGCCGCAACGGAATCCAGTCGTATTCCTCGGAGCGGTCTTCGGCGACGACTCGCTCCCACCCCGGCGGCATCCGGCCCTGCTGAATGGTGGTCATCGGCGACCCGACGCGCTGCCGATCACCTGAACACCCGCTCCCGACCCCGACACCACGTAGAGGGTGTCGGTCTTGTCGTCGTAGGCCAGGGAGTTCGGTTGCTGCACGGTTCGATAACGCACCTTTTCCACCGGTATGCCGGTGGAAAGATCGTAACCAATCACGGTATTGGCCGCGGTCTGCGACACCCAGGCCAGCTTGTCGGATCCGGCCAGTCCGTACGGGGCGGCGGGCACCGGGTAGCGCTGCCGCATGATCAAGGGATCCGCGCCGAACACCAGTAGCTCATTGCCGCGGGTGTCGGCGACCAGGACCCGGCCCTGTGTGTCGGCGGCGAGGGTGGTGGCGCCTTCTCCGGCCCGCAGTGCCTGTGCGGCTTTGGTGCCGCTGGGGTTGACGGCGGTCACCGAGGTTTGCCCGCGATCCAGCACTACCGCGGTGTTTCCTTGTGTGACAAGCGAATCGACCCGCGCGAAGATCTTGAGCTGGGCAGCCACGGTGCGGTCGCTGCCCAATGTGTAGACCGCTCCGTCGGCGCTGCCCAGCACCGGATTGCCATCGGCGCGCAACGCGATCGCGGTGAAGTCGACGCCCTGGGCGCCGTCCACGTCGATTTTGCTGGCCTTGGCGTCGGCCAGGTCGACCCGGAAGTAGCCACCCCGGGCGGCAGCCAGAACGTCACCCTTGCCGTCGACGCTGAGCGCGGTGGCCGCGGGCATCAGCGTCACCTCTCGTGGCGGTCGATTGCCGGTCAGCAGGCTCAGGGTCGACTGGCCTTCGCCGCCTGGGGTCAGAACGGCCAATGTGCCGGTTGCTGGGTCGAATACCGCGCTCGCGGCATGGCCGCGCAATGGCCGGATCTCACCATCCGGGGTGACCGTGACCGGGGGCGAAATCGCGGCCTGAGCGGGTTCGATGGTGGGGGGCGGGGCGTCGGCGGGGTTGGACGTGCAGCCCGCGGAGAGCAGCAGGGCCAGCGCGAGGAGGCCGGCGCGAACTGGCTGACCTGCAAGGATTGGGCGCAACGGATTGCTCTCGATCGTAGATGGATGGTCGGTGACGTGCAGGAATCCAGTTTAGGCATGGCCGTTGAACGGAAATGGTCGCGTCTGCAACCAGCGCGGCATAAGTAGAGGTATGGTTCGGGAATGACCCTCGCCGCAGACCGGGAACTGGGTAACCGAGAGTTTGCTATGGAGGACATTTACACTGGTGTACACGCCAGCGGGTTTGGCCAGGTTGGCGATGGCCGGAGTTTTTCTTTCCACATCGAACGTCAGCAACTCGTGATCGAGGTCTACCGTCCGCGGCTGTCCGGCCCGGTTCCGGTCGCGGACGATGTGGTGGCCATGGCCACCCGCAAACTGACCGATATCGATCTGTCTGACGAACGCAGCCTGTCGGCAACGGTCCGGGACGCGGTCGCCGCCGCGCAACCGGTTTCGCGCGCCGCTCGCTGACACAGCTCACTGCCTTCGTCACGGTACGGTCGTCGTCGTGACTGACGTCGGTGCCATGTCCTGGCTGCAAGTGGTTGTGTTGTCGATTGTCCAGGGGCTCACCGAATTTCTGCCGGTCTCGTCCTCGGGACACCTCGCGATCACCTCGCGGGTGTTTTTCGACGACGACGCAGGCGCCTCGTTCACAGCGGTCGTACAGATCGGCACCGAAGTGGCGGTCCTCATGTATTTCGCCAGGGATATCGGCCGCATTATCAGCGCGTGGTTCGCCGGGCTGACCGACGCCGGTCGGCGAACCCCGGATTACTGGCTCGGGTGGTGGGTGATCATCGGCACGGTGCCGATCGGGGTGTTCGGATTCACCCTTCAGCACTTCATCCGGGATGACATCCGGAACCTGTGGATCATCGCCACGGCGCTCATCGTCTTCTCGTTCGTCATCGCCGCCGCTGAATATCTCGGAAAGCAGACACGCGAAATCCAGGAATTCACCTGGCGCGACAGTCTCATCGTTGGCTCGGCGCAGGCGCTCGCGCTCATCCCCGGCGTCTCGAGGTCCGGCGTCACCATCAGCACCGGCCTTTTCCTCGGCCAGAAGCGGGAGGCTGCAGCGCGATTCGGCTTCCTGCTGGCCATCCCGGCGGTCCTCGGCTCCGGGCTGTACGAACTGCGCCACGTGTTCGAACCCGGCGCCTCGGGAATGAGCGCGACGGTTCCGCAGATCGTGCTCGGCACGCTCATCGCGTTCGTCGTCGGCTATGCGGCGGTCGCCTGGTTCCTGAAATTCCTGGTGTCGCACAGCATGTACTGGTTCGTGGGATACCGAGTGGTGCTCGGTGCGGTGGTGCTGGCCCTGCTGGCTACCGGGGTGGTCGCCGCGCAATGACCTGGACGGAGGAGCAGATATGACGGTGATCCTGCTGAGGCACGGCCGTTCGACCTCGAATACCGCGCACACCCTGGCCGGCCGGAGTGAGGGTGTCGATCTCGATGAGCGCGGTGCCGAGCAGGCCGCCGGCCTCGTCGCACGCATCGGGGAGTTGCCGGTGACCGCGATCGTGCATTCCCCGCTGTTGCGCTGCGCGCGCACGGTGGCGCCGCTGGCCGGGGCACTGGCATTGGAGCCGATCATCGACGAACGGCTCACCGAGGTGGATTACGGCAGCTGGACCGGCCGCGCCATCGGCGAACTGGTGAAGGAACCCCTGTGGTCGGTGGTCCAGCAGCAGCCCAGTGCGGCGGTGTTCCCCGAGGGCGAGGGGCTGGCGCAGGTTCAGGCCCGGGCGGTCGCTGCGGTGCGGGAACGCGACCGTGCGTTGGCCGATGAACACGGTGCCGACGTGTTGTGGCTGGCTTGCACGCACGGCG
Coding sequences within:
- a CDS encoding quinone-dependent dihydroorotate dehydrogenase; this translates as MYAALRRVLFLVSPERIHVWVFALLRAVTGPAILRRALAGRLAPSDPALASTVFGVRFPGPMGLAAGFDKDGRGLETWGALGFGYAEVGTVTAQPQPGNPEPRLFRLPEDHALLNRMGFNNEGAGALAIRLARHTPDVPIGVNIGKTKLTPASDAVADYAESTRLVSALAAYIVVNVSSPNTPGLRDLQAVESLRPILAAVKAETNKPVLVKIAPDLSDADIDEIADLAVELKLAGIVATNTTVSRDGLATPGVADLGTGGVSGRPVAHRSLEVLRQLYRRVGDQLVLISVGGIETADDAWERITSGATLLQGYTGFIYGGGLWAKQIHDGIAGRLHAGGFASLTDAVGSAAR
- a CDS encoding DUF5703 family protein — its product is MTTIQQGRMPPGWERVVAEDRSEEYDWIPLRLPPDVTRISASIRLSIEAEYRGWELTRVRAYTDGSRRVLLRRKKSASSMPGTPMAPSL
- a CDS encoding YncE family protein translates to MRPILAGQPVRAGLLALALLLSAGCTSNPADAPPPTIEPAQAAISPPVTVTPDGEIRPLRGHAASAVFDPATGTLAVLTPGGEGQSTLSLLTGNRPPREVTLMPAATALSVDGKGDVLAAARGGYFRVDLADAKASKIDVDGAQGVDFTAIALRADGNPVLGSADGAVYTLGSDRTVAAQLKIFARVDSLVTQGNTAVVLDRGQTSVTAVNPSGTKAAQALRAGEGATTLAADTQGRVLVADTRGNELLVFGADPLIMRQRYPVPAAPYGLAGSDKLAWVSQTAANTVIGYDLSTGIPVEKVRYRTVQQPNSLAYDDKTDTLYVVSGSGAGVQVIGSASGRR
- a CDS encoding undecaprenyl-diphosphate phosphatase; amino-acid sequence: MSWLQVVVLSIVQGLTEFLPVSSSGHLAITSRVFFDDDAGASFTAVVQIGTEVAVLMYFARDIGRIISAWFAGLTDAGRRTPDYWLGWWVIIGTVPIGVFGFTLQHFIRDDIRNLWIIATALIVFSFVIAAAEYLGKQTREIQEFTWRDSLIVGSAQALALIPGVSRSGVTISTGLFLGQKREAAARFGFLLAIPAVLGSGLYELRHVFEPGASGMSATVPQIVLGTLIAFVVGYAAVAWFLKFLVSHSMYWFVGYRVVLGAVVLALLATGVVAAQ
- a CDS encoding histidine phosphatase family protein; the encoded protein is MTVILLRHGRSTSNTAHTLAGRSEGVDLDERGAEQAAGLVARIGELPVTAIVHSPLLRCARTVAPLAGALALEPIIDERLTEVDYGSWTGRAIGELVKEPLWSVVQQQPSAAVFPEGEGLAQVQARAVAAVRERDRALADEHGADVLWLACTHGDVIKAVLADALGVHLDGFQRITADPASMSVIRYTELRPFVMHINHTGTQLSAGLAAKPATDAVVGGSTN